The region TAGTCTTAACGGCGACTGTCCTTGCGGAGCACAGGGCGGTCTGGGGGATGCGGTGGGGCAGCGGCTGTGCCCCGAGGAGCGGATTGCAGCTGGTGTCCGTTCGGCTTCTTTTTAAACCAACGGGCGCTGAAGGAGGAGGCACTTCAGGACGCTGGTTTACGCACGAAGTCGGAGTCCGAACAGCACACACCAAAAAGCGCACCAAGTACTTCCACACAAAAGAAGGACTGCGTAGACACTATACATCGACACAGCATGGCCGCCATTTAAAAGCTGAGAAAAATTAACGAATAACTAAAAGAAGGCGAAGGCTTTGGCTTTGGGAGGGGTAACTTCGGAACAGAAAAAGTAAGACGCAGTCAAAAAGAAAGAGCCACGCACGGCCACAAATTTTGTCCTCCTAGCGGTCACCTTCCAGGATAGAAAAGTACGAATACACAAATGGAGCTCAGGACCTTGTTCGTAGTAGGGATGACTTTGAGTTGGGTAacagaaatgcaaaacaagcagCACGGACGCACCCGCTCGATCACTTGATGGTAGTGGGCTAACTAGAAGAAAACTACAACAACAGAAACAACGCGCACGTACCCGTTCTTTCGCAAGGATAAATAGAGCGACAGACACAGGCTGCATGGACATAATATGTTTAAGGAAACCACGGCACATAAGTTTTATGTTAACATACCACAAGTAAATTAAAGGATGCCGCCGCGGTTGTGGCAATCGTCATGACAACTTGACTGAAAAAAAAGTGTTAGGATTTCAACGTAGTCCAATccagtagacgtgagaaagcatgtgtttagcatggttggctcatggttttgctttgctggcacgTCTGaagacgatattagactcaggttaagccctgatcgaagTTAATCTGATCTGACGTGTTCGCGCCTCAGCTGGAGATGATGACGATGTACAATGCAcaccgcgagagtgtgttgcagtttaacacgaggcgtgatcgtctGCTGCGATAACCTAGTGCTCtcctgcagtggccagcgaagctgacctgctcgcaccaccgcgggttcgaaacgGTCAAGATTCACACAAACTCGATGAGTCGGCTAGACCTCATGAAGCTCATGAAGCTCATGAAGTCGGCTAGACCTCACTAAAAGATGGGGAGGAGAGATGAGAATGACGACTATCAATAGCTGGTGTCACTAATTGTGAGTAGTTCAAGATTGGCGCTCGATGCCACTACAACCCGGCCATTTTTCACGCTGTTATATTTGAACAAAATGCAATCCAAAAGAAACGTTGTTCAGACTTACACGTCGTACTGTTGCACCACATGGGCTTGCACATCGCTGCCTTGGTTTCATGCTGGACATCATCAATTACACCCATTTGTTCAGTTTAGGCTGGACTCCCTGTTTATATTTAAAAATTTTTGGCAGCGTTCGTTTCAGTTGAACAGAACTTTCTAAGACCACGAGAGCAACAACTTGCTTAAGCAGTGCTTCGCACCTTGATTTTTCTCCTGATTGGAAACAAACATGCTGTCACGGCAACCAATTGAAAACGTGTAGCCGCGATCAACCGGCTGACTTTCCGCACTAAAGTGACAGCGTGGTTTATGGGTTGCTTGCTCAGTACCTGGTCTTTGAATCATTCTGAGAATATAGTGGAATGCTCAACATATAATATACAGAACGGCAGTTGTTTTCAAATTTTTGATCATGCGCTCTATTCCTAATCTTCATATTCTAATACTTCCCACTTCCTATCTATCTTAGTTATGAAAATGGTCTGTAGACGCTGACTTGGGTGGCCCACATCCCACCACTATTGCAGCGAGAATTACAGCTCTGTTCGGGGTCAGTTTTGCTTGTTCAgatatttcaatatttttgagCCTTTCCTATTCTATGCAATTTTTCGAAGACCTTGCGGAAGGCATGTACTTCCACTTCAGCGAACGGTCGCCATGTGCTCGCAAGCAGGCCTCTTATCTTTCAAATAGGACCAACTCAAGTTTATTGTTAGTGAATCAACTTGGAGCAGGGAATTATACTGCTTCCTAGGCAGCATCTGATCACCTTTGACAATCATACTACCCCGTTTCCATGTGCTCAGCAGGTGCTTATTCGCTTTGCGCATTTTCTCATTTTCTCTCTGTTTAATGTGACGTGGTGTCGAGGATGTGAGGCATTGCTCAGTATAACAGATCGCTTCCCAATAAGAGCTTATTGGTAGGAGCACGGCGACAGCATGGCGGCACCAATGTTAGCTGCGGTAAAGGCGCGCTTTTCGGAAGCCGGTATGTCATGCTGCAGCCACATATCTAGAATTCGGctagtgtgtttttttcttttgaagaagcAATGGCTTTTCCAACGTTGCCAATTTCTGTGACCTGCCACTCTTCTTCTgtcgataaaaaaaaacattatgacTGGAAGCTTTGTAGCCGAATTCCTCAATTTCTAGCAGTAAATTATGCATGATGCATGTCGTCATCGATCGTTTCAGGCAGTCTGAAAGCTGGCTTCTTTAATAAAAACTTCAGGCATTCTCTTGGTAAAAGGAGATAGCTTGGCTACGCTAGTTTGGtctttgtgtgtttgtttggCAGCAAAAAAACGCATATAttcctgagaaaattggatttaaaagtgaaacattaatttttttcctccaCTTGGTCCAAACTGGTAACGTAAAGACCGAGAAAAACTCTGTGACCACCGTTCGGATGTCACTTTCTCCGCGGCAACCCTCAAGTATccgagcacaaaagaaaaaacaaagatcTCACCGCAGTTCGGTTTAAAAAAACAGACGGTTGTAGCTATGACTATATTTTATTATTTGCCCATTTCTAGCTTATGAATCCTCAGTTTCCGACAAGAGTAGCTTCATTTTTGTTAATACGCGGTAATCTATCTTCAAAGGCCATATTCAGTTAGTTCTCAGTAGGGTATTAAGTTTCCTGCGAAGAAGCGATACTACCGCTGCGAATGGAATGCCGGTGCTGACATTGCGGACATTACACTGCAATACACAGATGCTATGTACGAGCATTGCGTGGCCGTTCTTCTTAACCTATCAGAACATCGTAGCGAAAGAAGGGGAGAAGGAGCGGATAAGTCGAAAGAATGAAGTCCAGGAGTAAAGATGCTACATGGATCATTTGATACATCATGGAGCATACAGCGGAAAAACGGCTGGAATCTCAACGCATAGGCACATGACGAGGCTGTGTGAAGGAAGCAATGGGTCACACATCAGCTGCACATATGAGGTAGTTGGAGCCCCTCTTGATATGCTAAGATGGGATCATACACTAGGAAGGCCTTTGCCGGGCTCTTTTTCATATACAGTCCCGTTCCCATATCGCATATCCCAAGCACACGGGACTAGATAGGCCTGGTTAGAATAATCCATCGCCATCCGCACGTTGTTGAGGTGACCAGCTAAAGCATACATGCTAGCTTGACCATTTGGATAAGATACACAATGGAACGCAgagcacagaaagaaaaacagtAAACTTCACATAACACCACCGGATGAGTGCTAAAAGAAATAGTGGCTCGAAAAGTTCTCGAAAGGGAAACTAAACGTCCGTGACTCTTCCCCGTCTCGTGACAAGTGTCGTGCGACGAGAGTTggatttattgtttttttttaaatcatatTCTCTGCTGCTGGCCAAATATCGAAAGTTTCGCATAATACGAGCTTATTATCGTTGCCTGCGATAACATAAATCCGGATTCTAGAGAGAGACTGCTGTGGTTTGTAGAACCATTATTCGTAGCTTTTGCCACCGACAACGAATACTTTAGATTATGAACGTTTCACGCTGCTTTCAGTCGTCCTATCCGTTCTACATATGAATGGCACAAACAATCGGGATAAATAGGAAAGAAAATCTCACTAAGTGCTTGTGATTTAAAGTAGCGCCAACGattctaaaagaaaatctgccatATGGAtgaatgccccgccgcggtggctcagtggttagggcgctcgactactaatccggagttcccgggttcgaacccgaccgcggcggctgcgtttttatggaggaaaaacgctaaggcgcccgtgtgctgtgcgatgtcagtgcacgttaaagatccccaggtggtcgaaattattccggagccctccactacggacctattcgttcctatcttctttcactctctcctttatcccttcccttacggcgcggttcaggtgtccaaagatatatgagacagatactgcgccatttcctttccccaaaaaccaattattattattattattatggatgAAAGGGATAAACAAATAAACTGAAGGTTATTATATTTCGGGTACAAAACGTTTTCGAATTTACGAATGGGCGCTGGGAAAGTACGAGTTTTAATTCCTCGGCGCCCCTCTACTTTCATTTTTGTTGTCGTATGGATTTGCTACCATTTTCGCTGTGTCAGGAACACTTTTCCACTTTTCAGTGGTTCAATTTTCGCGGTCATGCCTAAAAgtttgtctgaaaaaaaaataatgcgttGTGGTGCACTAAAAGAGGGCTTAAATTGTGTTCCAAAGCGGTTCGAAGCGGTTCTTTCAATTCGTTCCAATTTCGATACAGTTCAAACATGGCGAAAAAAAACCCAGCTCGATTAGGATCCAGTTCCCGGTAATAATACGCGTTTGTTTCCGGTTTCAGGTTCAGTTCCGCTACTGATTCGACACTCTGTTTGCCGCACATCCGTTCCGAATAAAACGCACTGCTCCAACCATTAAACTGCCGCCGCGAAAATTTTGTTAGCTTGTTATAGCGTTATCTTATATGTTATTAAGGGCAGAGATGTAGGCTGAGATTGCGGAGGTTGCATTTACCTAATCACACAACTTGTTCGACAGTTATGTgtatgcccgccgcggtggctcagtggttagggcgctcgactactgatccggagttcccgggttcgaacccgaccgcggcggctgcgtttttatggaggaaaaacgctaaggcgcccgtgtgctgtgcgatgtcagtgcacgttaaagatccccaggtggtcgaaattattccggagccctccactacggcacctctatcttcctttcttctttcactccctcctttatcccttcccttacggcgcggttcaggtgtccaacaatatatgagacagatactgcgccatttcctttccccccaaaaaccaattattattattagtattattatgtGTATCAACTATTACACGCGTGGCGAGAACATAGAGAACGCGATTATTTCTTGAAATTTGTGAAGACCCCTTAGCGATTGTTAGTAGTCATATAATAGAACGCAGTCACCAAACACTGCAGTCTGAACATTAATTGGTGCTAAACTTTTTTTGTTGCCTTCACAGGAAGCCAATTCAACCAAAAGTGATTGATCTGAAGTGCACAGAAGATGAGAACAAGATCGTGAAAATAGAAAAAGTCAATGGTTGCAACGAAACGTTCATATGGAACATCACGCACGGCATGCGGACTCCTTTTAAGCTTCTGGTCAATGTCACTGTCCCCATGATCCGAAAGGGAGGAGCAAAACACACGATAATCTTTGAACTGAACCTGAATAATGCGGAATTAATAACAAGACATGCCTACAACAGGATAAAACCGCATGAAAATGCAACTATGAAGATGGTCACTAAAGTAAGTACTGGAATGATATTCTGGCATACTTTTCTGCTCGAGATTTAGTTGCCTTTTCCTAGACTTCGGCTCAGAAGATAGCAAACATTCGTGACTGAAAAGCAACAGAGCACTGCATTTTTACACTCGCGATGTTTGCATTTGTTGCTTTTAAATAACGAAATTTATGACGCTGTCATAGAATTTCATAATACTGTCATGGACTTCATTCTGCTGTAAATTGCGCTTTCGAGAATTCAGTACTTGGTGGCATAAACTGGGTCGAACCGCTATGTTTCCATTTATCTAAAGCTTTAATGCCGAGCGCAGAACGAAAGAAAACAGCTGCAAAATTTTAAGTTTGGTACGCTATAGGAGGCAATGCTTTATACTTAGCAATTTTATTACATTGACGAAGTGCCGAATGAAAGTGGATTTTTTTTCAAGTTGCCGCTCTTCCGGTGCAATCTGTTTAATTGCTTCTGCTGCATCTGCAACCTGTTACTCCCGCATGGATAAAATATTCGTATAGACAATATTCTTACACATACAAAAATGTTGCAAG is a window of Amblyomma americanum isolate KBUSLIRL-KWMA chromosome 4, ASM5285725v1, whole genome shotgun sequence DNA encoding:
- the LOC144129858 gene encoding uncharacterized protein LOC144129858 — encoded protein: MTMFTLPSSLTGSSTIVNLTRVAEEYVMKLKHSSRLYDSIDSWGLTANYDYWTGRHFTAGEKPIQPKVIDLKCTEDENKIVKIEKVNGCNETFIWNITHGMRTPFKLLVNVTVPMIRKGGAKHTIIFELNLNNAELITRHAYN